Proteins from a single region of Mus pahari chromosome 2, PAHARI_EIJ_v1.1, whole genome shotgun sequence:
- the Clec12b gene encoding C-type lectin domain family 12 member B, which translates to MSDEVTYATLMLQDSAGVRGNQDGNNLRKEGHPAQSSLWRGAALSLMTLCLVLVTGLVTLATMFLQVSNNINSDSEKLSQLQKITHPQQDNLSEPLNNSRKILTEESLQSQISALLEMREQMATKLCKEFLIHTSDHKCNPCPKTWQWYGNSCYYFSINEEKSWPDSRKDCMDKNATLVKIDSTEERDLLQSQLSLTFSFFWLGLSWNTSGRNWLWEDGSFPSPTLFSDKELASFNGSRDCAYFERGNIYVSRCSAEISWICEKRASLVKIEDLD; encoded by the exons ATGTCTGATGAAGTGACCTATGCGACACTGATGCTTCAGGACTCTGCAGGAGTGAGGGGGAATCAGGATGGAAATAACCTAAGAAAAGAAG GACACCCAGCTCAATCCTCACTTTGGCGAGGAGCTGCCTTGAGTTTGATGACCCTCTGCTTGGTGCTGGTAACAGGACTGGTGACCTTGGCAActatgt TTTTGCAGGTGTCGAACAACATTAACTCTGATTCAGAGAAGTTGAGTCAACTTCAGAAAATCACCCATCCACAGCAGGACAATCTGTCTGAACCACTGAACAACTCCAGAAAGATTCTCACGGAggaatctctccagtcccagatctCTGCCCTACTGGAGATGCGGGAGCAGATGGCTACCAAACTCTGCAAGGAATTCCTCATCCACACTTCTG ACCATAAATGCAATCCTTGTCCCAAGACATGGCAATGGTATGGAAACAGTTGCTACTATTTCTCAATCAATGAAGAGAAATCCTGGCCTGATAGCAGAAAGGACTGTATGGACAAGAATGCCACTCTGGTGAAGATTGACAGCACTGAAGAAAGG GATCTCCTTCAGTCACAGCTGTccctcacattttctttcttttggctggGGTTGTCCTGGAACACGTCTGGCAGAAACTGGCTGTGGGAGGATGGTTCATTCCCCTCTCCAACCCT GTTTAGTGATAAGGAGCTTGCGAGTTTCAATGGATCCAGAGACTGTGCTTATTTTGAAAGAGGGAATATTTACGTTTCTCGCTGTAGTGCTGAAATTTCTTGGATTTGtgagaagagagcttccctggtGAAGATTGAAGATTTGGATTAA